One window of Leopardus geoffroyi isolate Oge1 chromosome B3, O.geoffroyi_Oge1_pat1.0, whole genome shotgun sequence genomic DNA carries:
- the RBM25 gene encoding RNA-binding protein 25 isoform X3 — MSFPPHLNRPPMGIPALPPGIPPPQFPGFPPPVPPGTPMIPVPMSIMAPAPTVLVPTVSMVGKHLGARKDHPGLKAKENDENCGPTTTVFVGNISEKASDMLIRQLLAKCGLVLSWKRVQGASGKLQAFGFCEYKEPESTLRALRLLHDLQIGEKKLLVKVDAKTKAQLDEWKAKKKASNGNARPETVTNDDEEALDEETKRRDQMIKGAIEVLIREYSSELNAPSQESDSHPRKKKKEKKEDIFRRFPVAPLIPYPLITKEDINAIEMEEDKRDLISREISKFRDTHKKLEEEKGKKEKERQEIEKERRERERERERERERREREREREREREREKEKERERERERDRDRDRTKERDRDRDRERDRDRDRERSSDRNKDRSRSREKSRDREREREREREREREREREREREREREREREREREREKDKKRDREEDEEDAYERRKLERKLREKEAAYQERLKNWEIRERKKTREYEKEAEREEERRREMAKEAKRLKEFLEDYDDDRDDPKYYRGSALQKRLRDREKEMEADERDRKREKEELEEIRQRLLAEGHPDPDAELQRMEQEAERRRQPQIKQEPESEEEEEEKQEKEEKREEPMEEEEEPEQKPCLKPTLRPISSAPSVSSASGNATPNTPGDESPCGIIIPHENSPDQQQPEEHRPKIGLSLKLGASNSPGQPNSVKRKKLPVDSVFNKFEDEDSDDVPRKRKLVPLDYGEDDKNAAKGTVNTEEKRKHIKSLIEKIPTAKPELFAYPLDWSIVDSILMERRIRPWINKKIIEYIGEEEATLVDFVCSKVMAHSSPQSILDDVAMVLDEEAEVFIVKMWRLLIYETEAKKIGLVK, encoded by the exons GGACCCCAATGATTCCTGTACCAATGAGCATTATGGCTCCTGCTCCAACT GTTTTAGTGCCCACTGTGTCCATGGTTGGAAAGCATTTGGGAGCAAGAAAGGATCATCCAGGCTTAAAGgctaaagaaaatgatgaaaattgtGGTCCCACTACTACAGTTTTTGTTGGCAACATTTCTGAGAAAGCTTCAGACATGCTTATAAGACAGCTCCTTGCT aaatgtgGCTTGGTTTTGAGTTGGAAGCGAGTACAAGGTGCATCTGGGAAACTTCAAG CCTTTGGCTTCTGTGAGTATAAGGAACCTGAATCTACCCTCCGTGCGCTCAGGTTACTGCATGACCTGCAGATTGGAGAGAAGAAACTACTTGTTAAAGTTGATGCAAAGACAAAGGCACAACTGGATGAatggaaagcaaaaaagaaagctTCTAATGGG aatgcaagGCCAGAAACTGTCACTAATGATGATGAAGAAGCCTTAGatgaagagacaaagagaagagatcaGATGATCAAAGGGGCCATTGAAGTTTTAATTCGAGAATACTCCAGTGAGCTCAATGCCCCCTCACAAGAATCTGACTCTCACcccaggaagaagaagaaggaaaagaaggaggac ATTTTCCGTAGATTTCCAGTGGCCCCACTGATCCCTTATCCACTCATCACTAAG GAGGATATAAATGctatagaaatggaagaagacaaaaGAGATCTGATATCCCGAGAGATCAGCAAATTCAGAGACACACACAAG AaactggaagaagagaaaggcaaaaaggaaaaagaaagacaggaaattGAGAAAGaacggagagaaagagagagggagcgtgaaaGGGAACGAGAAAGGCGAGAACGGGAacgagaaagggaaagagaacgTGAacgagaaaaggagaaggaacgGGAGCGGGAACGAGAACGGGATAGGGATCGTGACCGCACTAAAGAGAGAGATCGGGACCGAGACCGCGAGAGAGACCGGGACCGCGATCGGGAAAGGAGCTCGGATCGGAATAAGGACAGGAGTCGATCAAG agaaaagagcagagatCGTGAAAGGGAACGGGagcgggaaagagagagagagagagaacgggaacgagaaagagaacgagagcgcgagagagagcgagaaagggaacgggaacgagagagagagaaagacaagaagcGGGACCGAGAAGAGGATGAAGAGGATGCTTATGAACgaagaaaacttgaaagaaaactcCGCGAGAAAGAAGCTGCTTACCAAGAG cgccTTAAGAATTGGGAAATCAGAGAACGGAAGAAAACCCGGGAGTATGAGAAGGAGGccgaaagagaagaagaaagaagaagagaaatg GCAAAAGAAGCTAAACGACTAAAAGAATTCTTAGAAGATTATGATGATGATAGAGATGATCCCAAATATTACAG aggAAGCGCTCTTCAGAAAAGATTGCGTGatagggaaaaggaaatggaagcagatgAACgggacaggaaaagagagaaggaagagctaGAGGAAATCAGGCAGCGCCTTCTGGCTGAAGGACACCCGGATCCAGACGCAGAGCTCCAGAGG ATGGAACAAGAGGCTGAAAGGCGCAGACAACCACAAATAAAGCAAGAACCAGaatcagaggaagaggaagaagaaaagcaagaaaaagaagaaaaacgaGAGGAACccatggaagaggaagaagagccaGAGCAAAAGCCCTGTCTCAAACCAACTCTGAGGCCCATCAGTTCTGCCCCATCTGTTTCCTCTGCCAGTGGCAATGCCACTCCCAACACTCCTGGGGATGAGTCTCCTTGTGGTATTATTATTCCTCATGAAAATTCACCAGATCAACAACAACCTGAGGAACATAGGCCAAAAATAGGACTAAGTCTTAAACTGG GTGCTTCCAATAGTCCTGGTCAACCTAACTCTGTGAAGAGAAAGAAACTCCCTGTAGATAGTGTCTTTAACAAATTTGAGGATGAAGACAGTGATGATGTACCCCGAAAACGGAAACTGGTTCCCTTGGATTATGGTGAAGATGATAAAAATGCTGCCAAAGGCACCGTAAACACTGAAGAAAAGCGCAAACACATCAAGAGCCTCATTGAGAAAATCCCTACAGCCAAACCTGAGCTCTTTGCTTATCCCCTGGATTGGTCTATTGTGGATTCT atattgatGGAACGACGGATTAGACCATGgattaataagaaaattatagaatacATAGGTGAAGAGGAAGCTACATTagttgattttgtttgttctaaG gtTATGGCTCATAGTTCACCTCAGAGCATTTTAGATGATGTTGCCATG gtACTTGATGAAGAAGCAGAAGTTTTTATAGTCAAAATGTGGAGATTATTGATATATGAAACAGAAGCCAAGAAAATTGGTCTTGTGAAGTAA
- the RBM25 gene encoding RNA-binding protein 25 isoform X2, translating into MDRQRKEGLCQLLWTAAVRMSFPPHLNRPPMGIPALPPGIPPPQFPGFPPPVPPGTPMIPVPMSIMAPAPTVLVPTVSMVGKHLGARKDHPGLKAKENDENCGPTTTVFVGNISEKASDMLIRQLLAKCGLVLSWKRVQGASGKLQAFGFCEYKEPESTLRALRLLHDLQIGEKKLLVKVDAKTKAQLDEWKAKKKASNGNARPETVTNDDEEALDEETKRRDQMIKGAIEVLIREYSSELNAPSQESDSHPRKKKKEKKEDIFRRFPVAPLIPYPLITKEDINAIEMEEDKRDLISREISKFRDTHKKLEEEKGKKEKERQEIEKERRERERERERERERREREREREREREREKEKERERERERDRDRDRTKERDRDRDRERDRDRDRERSSDRNKDRSRSREKSRDREREREREREREREREREREREREREREREREREREKDKKRDREEDEEDAYERRKLERKLREKEAAYQERLKNWEIRERKKTREYEKEAEREEERRREMAKEAKRLKEFLEDYDDDRDDPKYYRGSALQKRLRDREKEMEADERDRKREKEELEEIRQRLLAEGHPDPDAELQRMEQEAERRRQPQIKQEPESEEEEEEKQEKEEKREEPMEEEEEPEQKPCLKPTLRPISSAPSVSSASGNATPNTPGDESPCGIIIPHENSPDQQQPEEHRPKIGLSLKLGASNSPGQPNSVKRKKLPVDSVFNKFEDEDSDDVPRKRKLVPLDYGEDDKNAAKGTVNTEEKRKHIKSLIEKIPTAKPELFAYPLDWSIVDSILMERRIRPWINKKIIEYIGEEEATLVDFVCSKVMAHSSPQSILDDVAMVLDEEAEVFIVKMWRLLIYETEAKKIGLVK; encoded by the exons GGACCCCAATGATTCCTGTACCAATGAGCATTATGGCTCCTGCTCCAACT GTTTTAGTGCCCACTGTGTCCATGGTTGGAAAGCATTTGGGAGCAAGAAAGGATCATCCAGGCTTAAAGgctaaagaaaatgatgaaaattgtGGTCCCACTACTACAGTTTTTGTTGGCAACATTTCTGAGAAAGCTTCAGACATGCTTATAAGACAGCTCCTTGCT aaatgtgGCTTGGTTTTGAGTTGGAAGCGAGTACAAGGTGCATCTGGGAAACTTCAAG CCTTTGGCTTCTGTGAGTATAAGGAACCTGAATCTACCCTCCGTGCGCTCAGGTTACTGCATGACCTGCAGATTGGAGAGAAGAAACTACTTGTTAAAGTTGATGCAAAGACAAAGGCACAACTGGATGAatggaaagcaaaaaagaaagctTCTAATGGG aatgcaagGCCAGAAACTGTCACTAATGATGATGAAGAAGCCTTAGatgaagagacaaagagaagagatcaGATGATCAAAGGGGCCATTGAAGTTTTAATTCGAGAATACTCCAGTGAGCTCAATGCCCCCTCACAAGAATCTGACTCTCACcccaggaagaagaagaaggaaaagaaggaggac ATTTTCCGTAGATTTCCAGTGGCCCCACTGATCCCTTATCCACTCATCACTAAG GAGGATATAAATGctatagaaatggaagaagacaaaaGAGATCTGATATCCCGAGAGATCAGCAAATTCAGAGACACACACAAG AaactggaagaagagaaaggcaaaaaggaaaaagaaagacaggaaattGAGAAAGaacggagagaaagagagagggagcgtgaaaGGGAACGAGAAAGGCGAGAACGGGAacgagaaagggaaagagaacgTGAacgagaaaaggagaaggaacgGGAGCGGGAACGAGAACGGGATAGGGATCGTGACCGCACTAAAGAGAGAGATCGGGACCGAGACCGCGAGAGAGACCGGGACCGCGATCGGGAAAGGAGCTCGGATCGGAATAAGGACAGGAGTCGATCAAG agaaaagagcagagatCGTGAAAGGGAACGGGagcgggaaagagagagagagagagaacgggaacgagaaagagaacgagagcgcgagagagagcgagaaagggaacgggaacgagagagagagaaagacaagaagcGGGACCGAGAAGAGGATGAAGAGGATGCTTATGAACgaagaaaacttgaaagaaaactcCGCGAGAAAGAAGCTGCTTACCAAGAG cgccTTAAGAATTGGGAAATCAGAGAACGGAAGAAAACCCGGGAGTATGAGAAGGAGGccgaaagagaagaagaaagaagaagagaaatg GCAAAAGAAGCTAAACGACTAAAAGAATTCTTAGAAGATTATGATGATGATAGAGATGATCCCAAATATTACAG aggAAGCGCTCTTCAGAAAAGATTGCGTGatagggaaaaggaaatggaagcagatgAACgggacaggaaaagagagaaggaagagctaGAGGAAATCAGGCAGCGCCTTCTGGCTGAAGGACACCCGGATCCAGACGCAGAGCTCCAGAGG ATGGAACAAGAGGCTGAAAGGCGCAGACAACCACAAATAAAGCAAGAACCAGaatcagaggaagaggaagaagaaaagcaagaaaaagaagaaaaacgaGAGGAACccatggaagaggaagaagagccaGAGCAAAAGCCCTGTCTCAAACCAACTCTGAGGCCCATCAGTTCTGCCCCATCTGTTTCCTCTGCCAGTGGCAATGCCACTCCCAACACTCCTGGGGATGAGTCTCCTTGTGGTATTATTATTCCTCATGAAAATTCACCAGATCAACAACAACCTGAGGAACATAGGCCAAAAATAGGACTAAGTCTTAAACTGG GTGCTTCCAATAGTCCTGGTCAACCTAACTCTGTGAAGAGAAAGAAACTCCCTGTAGATAGTGTCTTTAACAAATTTGAGGATGAAGACAGTGATGATGTACCCCGAAAACGGAAACTGGTTCCCTTGGATTATGGTGAAGATGATAAAAATGCTGCCAAAGGCACCGTAAACACTGAAGAAAAGCGCAAACACATCAAGAGCCTCATTGAGAAAATCCCTACAGCCAAACCTGAGCTCTTTGCTTATCCCCTGGATTGGTCTATTGTGGATTCT atattgatGGAACGACGGATTAGACCATGgattaataagaaaattatagaatacATAGGTGAAGAGGAAGCTACATTagttgattttgtttgttctaaG gtTATGGCTCATAGTTCACCTCAGAGCATTTTAGATGATGTTGCCATG gtACTTGATGAAGAAGCAGAAGTTTTTATAGTCAAAATGTGGAGATTATTGATATATGAAACAGAAGCCAAGAAAATTGGTCTTGTGAAGTAA